The following is a genomic window from Microtus pennsylvanicus isolate mMicPen1 chromosome 3, mMicPen1.hap1, whole genome shotgun sequence.
cactcaggaggcagaggcaggagaatctcattgaatttgaggctagcctgatctataagagctggTTCCAAAAcatccagagctgttacacagagaaaccctgtctcaaacaaccaaaaaaaaaaaaatcttattttgtggtgttggagattgaacccaggcttGTGCATCTCAGACAAGGGCTTCGGCTTCACTGATGAACTACAACCTCAACccaaagtctttgttttttttttaaatatttattcgaTATCAGCAgggttttttagatatatttatttattatgtatataacattctgccttcatgtgtgcccgcacgccagaggagggcgccagatctcattacaaatggttgtgagccaccatgtggttgctgggaatcgaactcaggacctctggaagagcagccagtgctcttaaccactgagccatctctccagcccccaaagtctttgttttctgtaacaaAAACaagggagccagggagatggttcagtggctaagagcacttaacTCTGTATGTGAGGttctaagttcaaatccccagcacctgcCTCAAAAGCTAGCCATGGGTGTTTGTGCCTGAACCCTAGCATTTAGGAGTGGAGTCAGGTGTATCCCATGAGCgcactagccagccagcctaacccAAAAAGGGGaacttctggttcagtgagaaacaAGCACAAGGGGCTGCCTGATGCTTAGCAGGTAGCGGTACCTGCCACCTGAGTCCCATATAGTGGAAAGAGAACCAGCCCCTTCAAATTGTCTTATGATGCACACGCACCATGACACATGTGCCCAAGGTGGAGCCTGATAGAGGAGGACATTGGaatcctggcctccacatgcacacatgcaggggcatgcacacacacacacccccgtACAGACTCATGTACTCCCAGACACAGCTCTacaacatacattcacacatagaCAGGTCCATGGACCTCCAGGGCATTTGTACGCGTTCCccatcccccacatacacacatgcatacacaggtgTCCAGACATACACATGCTCTACACTACACACGGCCACccacaataaaaacaagaaaggtagatgagatggcttagcaggtgaaGGCTATTgtgccagatgacctgagtttggttaccAGAGCCCACGTGgtaggaagaagagaaccaactcttttttttttttttttggtttttcgagacagggtttctctgtggttttggagcctgtcctggaactagcacttgtagaccaggctggtctcgaactcacagagatccgcctgcctctgcctcccaagtgctgggattaaaggcgtgcgagaACCaactctttacttttttttttttaaataaaaggtctttttaaatttattgtatgtgcattggtgttttgcctgcatgtatgtctgcacgaaggttagagacagttgtgagctgccatgtaggtgctgagaattgaacccaagttTTTTGGAAGAAcggccaatgctcttaaccactaaaccatctctccagccctgaaccaATTCCTTTTTTGCggggtggagggaaggtgtgttgaggtagggtttctctgtacagccctgctTGTccgcttgtcctggaacttaactctctctcttctttttggtttttcaagacagggtttggagcctgtcctggaactagctcttgtaaaccaggctggtctcaaactcacagagatccacctgcctccgcctcccaagtgctgggattaaatgcatgcgccaccactgccccgcctCAACCAAGGAATTTATTTTGGGGTATTATTTGCCTATGCAGAGACTGTAAGTCACCATCTATAAATCCAGGGTTCTCAAATCTACCTACAGACCAGACCCCTACTGTCTGTGATCTCCACTTTCAGTTTGTCTTCCCATATGAAGTTGTAAGTCACATTTTAATAAAGTAGGGATGTAGAATAACAGTTGTGGGCAGGGCTAGGGGATAGGTTTTGTTCCGAACATGACCTGATAAACTATCTTGACACCccaagaaaatgtcattttattttagatatgttAAGCTTGACATTGGCCATAGtagtatgcctgtaatcctgggaGACTCGGGCAGGGGGATGaagactttgaggccagcctgtgactTATAACAGGACCCCATGTCAGGAGGAAAGGCGcggaagggggagagaagagtAGGGAAGAGGGGAGATACTGAGTTTGAAGTACTTGTCAATAACCCAAGTAACAACACCCAGTCCACAGCTCTACTTTAGAGACTAGCAGAGAAGTCTGGTATGTAGGTAGATTTGGGAGCCCTGGATTTATGAATGGTAACCCATCCATAGGCGTGTATGAGGTTGTTCAGGGATAGTGTATGCAGAGtgagagaaaaatacagagattCTGAACGTTGGAGGTGAAGGGACTACCAGTCTCTAAGCTTCATACTACCCCGGCTAGCCCACACTGCCCCCAGAAACTTTCAAGTGCCCAGATCATGGGGTAACAGTAAAAATTCTACTATGtcttgactttctctctctctttctttgccaGTTGCGAAATACAGACTCCAAATAGTTCATCCACCAACACTGCCTTTGGAAAAAATACGCTACCCTGATAAAGATGGTAAGTGGTGAGCTCTCTGGACATGGTTTTGTTTCCTGAGCTGGGGTTATCCTGCTCCCCAAAGCTATGGTAAGTCCCTTTTTCCTCTGCACAGGTCCAGACATTAAGCCCAATCTGTGGATGTGGGTGGACCCAAACATTGTGTATCCTCCCGGCAAGCTGGAGGTCAGGAGACCTAAAAGGGTCTTGAAGGAGGAAGAAGCCAGCTGCTCCGAGGCTTCAGGGGCACCGCTGCAGCTGCCGTCTGCCAGCCATCCATCCCCTCCTCACAAgcggaagaagaagcagaagcacaTTGCCTCTTCTAGCGCCTGGGAGGAGGTACGGATGAGTGGGCACAGCAGTTGGGTGTCTGAGGGCCAGAAAAGGATGAACACCTTGAGAACTGCTCTGTGCCCTTGGGTTGGGGAGAAGCCCAGATGGTGGATGCTAGACTGCTCCCTCGTCTGCCACTGTATCCTGGAGCGGAGGCCAAGGAGTCAGGACCAGATCCTACTCTGTGCCCCTCTAGcttacagaagaggaggaggccaAGGACCAGGATGACAGCTCCTCTGTGgctctcccatcccttcccacaAGGGGTCCCCTCCAGAGTCGCAGGAGGCTTGGACAAGCTATCAGCCCAGAGGGGAGGCTCTGGTTCCGTCCCCCTCTCAATTACTTCCATCTAATTGCCCTGGCACTCAGAAACAGCGCCCCCTGTGGCATCAACGTACAGCAGATCTACAGCTTCATTCGGTATGTGCCCAGGAGGCCTgtgaggagggaaagggggagggtcAGGGTCTAATAATTTCCAACCTGGCCCTGGGCtgctgactcagtttccccatctgggcCTGAGCATATATGTACCCTCCTGGTTTTCTTTCCCAGGCAAATGCATGCCTATCCCATGTTCAGGAACGTGAGCATTCCCATCCCCTTCCGCCTCTTAAAAACTCAGCCTTCCCTCGGATATCAGTCCACCTGGGCCAAACTGCAGCTTCTCCCACCCTGCCTCCAAAGATTAGCCAGAGTAAAACCCAATATTCCCAACAACATCTTCCACCTACTGCCCTTAGACTGTCCTGGCTGGCACAGAACCCTGTACCCACTGGGGTCAAGAAAGCCTCACTGAGAATTTGCTTTTAGTGTGcatacgtgcgtgcgtgcgtgtgtgtgtgtgtgtgtatgcatgtgcataggGCCtcatttttgagataaagtcttgcTTTGTAGCTCTGATTGATCTGGATCTCATGATATAAACTAGAGTAGActtgaactcggagatctacttgcctgtctcccaagtgacagtgtttctctgtgtagccctgactgtcctagaaatTACTACGTAGACCAAGTTAGCCTCAAAaccagagctccacctgcctctgcctcctaaatgctgggattaaaggtgcgatACCGCACCTGGCTAACACTCAGCTTTGATATTCATGTCCGAGTGAGTATGGGGGGAGGTCTTCCCTGATTTTAGGCAGAGAACCTAGCATGTTGGTTCTCTCATGGTTTGATATCAAAATCCTCAACCCTTGAGGGATGGGCAAAAACGAACCTGGGGTTGGGGACAGTAAAGTAGGTTTAGGAGAAGAAAATTCTCAGCcgagcatggtagcacatggtggcacaggcctgtagtcccagcacttaggaggtagaggtagaaggTGGACCAGGAGTTtatggtcatcctcagctacccagAGGGTTCAGTGTCAATCTGGGCTACATTAAGACTCTCTCAAAAAgaccaaggaaaagaaagggtCATAAGCGATTCCCGGGATCGTGGCTCTGCTAGAAaaggttccagaccagcctgcCCCGCTTCACCCTGCTAGGAAGTTCTGAGGCTGCTGGCCCAGGGGGAGAACAAGGCCTAGAATATTTCAGAGGAACCACACCCTTCCTACTTTTCCTCCCTGTCCACAGAAAGCACTTCCCCTTTTTCCGGACAGCTCCCGAAGGCTGGAAGAACACAATCCGTCACAATCTCTGTTTCCGAGACAGCTTTGAGAAGGTGCCAGTCAGTATGCAATGTGAGGTCCACACACGGCCTCGATCCTGCCTCTGGAAATTGACTGAGGAGGGACACCGCCGCTTTGTGGAGGAGACACAAACCTTGGCTTCCACACGGCTGGAAAGTATCCAACAGTGCATGAGCCAGCCAGGTGTGAAGCCTTGTCATGGGTGGGCCCAAGGGTGGGGGGCCTGAGGCCCAGACCCTAGGCTAGATGTACCCGCCAGGCTCCCACTCGAGAGAACTGTAGGAAGCAGGGAGATTAGGAGCGGTTGAGGCCCTCTGAGACCTCCCACAAGAGTGGAGCTAAGCTGTAGGTTGGGAAACCATGGTTGCAGCTGGCGCTGCTGGCAGTTCAGCATGCTGGGAAATCAATACGAGCTGGGTAAGAAGTACAGGGGGTTCTGTGCAGAGATGACTCTTCCATAGCAAGCAGAAAGGCTTCAGAAGTGGTAGCATTGGAGCCTTGAGCTCTGTGGGGACAGCATAGCAGACCCGGGGGAGAGCAGGTCAAGGTTGTAAGCTCCTCTAAACTCTCTTACAGATGTGATGCCCTTCCTCTTTGACCTCAAAGAAGAATCAGCCATGCTCAATTAAAGTTCCCTTTAGcaacacctgtgtgtgtgtgtgtgtgtgtctgtgtgatctCTACGGATGAGGCCAAGCAGATGGGTCCAAGTGGGAAGTAGAATTCAGCTCCAAGAATGAGAATAGGGGTTCTGCTGGGTAGTGGAGGCACGTGCTTTTaatagcactcgggaagcagagacaggtggatctctgggttctaggccagcctagtctacagaatgagttcaggaCAGCAGGGGCTACACACAGATAAACGCGTCTCAAAAAaactgaaagagagaaaataggagTTCTGGAAACTGGAGGATGCGCCTGAGGCGATGAGGCAGTTGCCTGATAGGCACAAAGGGAAGATGCTGCTTTTCCTTCAAAGGAGGAAAATGTTCAACTCTCTTCAGGTTCGTGGAGCATGACGATCATCTTGGGAGATGCTGGTTTGTAGCAGTCAGCCCTGGCAGTGCCACCTGCTCCTTCAGCTGGCAGCTGGCAAGCAGCTGCTGGTTCTAAGCTGAGAACAAGAGACAGGCCCTGCCTCAGCTGCAAAGGAGGGACAAGTGCTTAGGGAACAGATTACCAGACTTGTCTGAGATGGCATTGAGTGTGtaggcaggctggccttgaaccaagACCTGCTTGCTTTGGCCGCTGGGACTTCAGACCTCACCATAGCTGACTTCTGTTTGAAACCTTCAGTCAGTGAAAAGACAACCGaggctggttggtggtggcacatgcctttaatccctgcacttggggaTCTGAGTTCGAcactagcctggcctacaaaacaagttccaggacagccaggactattacagagaaaccctgtctcaaaaaaaagaaaaagaaaaaaaaaatccctcatggGTGAACCcagccatttgggttttagttaattccaggtgGAGTCAAGATGACACCCAAGAGCAGCTATCACAAGTCCACCCTTGTCAGCCTGACACAACCATATCTCCTTAAgtcatgtttaatttccaaatgaaaacaataaccatGACATAATCATGCCTGACATAACTATCCCGTGTACAGTAGCTAAGGCATGTGTTTAACCAGGTCATAATCATTCTTAACACGGTGGACACAACTCTTCCCTCACACAACAGCGAATACATTTTACATATGTCCCTTTTAGTATCGCAAAAGTGAACACAACCACTGATAGTCTCTTAATTGATGTTACATTACATGGtaaattgatttgttttttgggttttttttttttttggtttttcgagacagggtttctctgtggttttggagcctgtcctggaactagctcttgtagaccaggctggtctcgaactcacagagatccgcctgcctctgcctcccgagtgctgggattaaaggcatgagccaccaccgcccggctacatggTAAATTGAAAGAAAGCACTAATACCTGTGCAAACATACTTAACAAAATATGACAAGCACTTGTCATCTTTTTCTGCTACTGGTCATGTGACCTTGGCTGGTTTATAGCTACTTCCTCTCCTACCCATTCTGTAATTCCTCTGCCCTCAGCACCTAAGTAGGTCTGTGCTCTCTTCATGGAGGAGAGACCCACACCTTCATTCCTGAAGGGTCTGTGCCCTTTGTCATCCGCCTGAATTAGGCTGTCGTTTCCTATTGACTCTAATCACAGGACATCACGGCACCAGAAGAAGCCCTAAAGATCTCTTGGACTCAATCCAGTTTCCCCAGGGCAATCTGGATCAACCATCCCTCCTAACACTTAATTCCTTTCTTGGCTTGTTGACTGGAGGGCATCAGAAGCCCAAAGTGGCCAGGAGGAAATCTGAGCTTCCAGATCATTGGAATGTTTGTTATCTCCTGGCTGGTGCGTTCCCTCATCAGGAAACAAAACTAGGCCAGCAGAATTTAAGGAAggaaactgaaaggaaaagaaattcgtAGTGGGT
Proteins encoded in this region:
- the Foxr1 gene encoding forkhead box protein R1; the encoded protein is MGNECFLSFTTSHLPKYLQELAKYRLQIVHPPTLPLEKIRYPDKDGPDIKPNLWMWVDPNIVYPPGKLEVRRPKRVLKEEEASCSEASGAPLQLPSASHPSPPHKRKKKQKHIASSSAWEELTEEEEAKDQDDSSSVALPSLPTRGPLQSRRRLGQAISPEGRLWFRPPLNYFHLIALALRNSAPCGINVQQIYSFIRKHFPFFRTAPEGWKNTIRHNLCFRDSFEKVPVSMQCEVHTRPRSCLWKLTEEGHRRFVEETQTLASTRLESIQQCMSQPGVKPCHGWAQGWGA